A single genomic interval of Alteromonas sp. CI.11.F.A3 harbors:
- a CDS encoding complement resistance protein TraT encodes MTLRNQHVRIVVLAFVVILFSGCAAVHTSIAKKDLDVQTKLSTSIFVEPVPPEKRKIYLEVRSAVMEFDRNAFRDALNSQISSSGNGYSFVDSPAGAQYTMSVFVRNLEKASPSAAENYLSSGFQGVALGSAAAYAGGGNYKQAAAGGIIGGLVSTAANAMVKDVTYLLVADIQIKERAAKGVIVRKDSKVNTKISDDGASTQTVSEVSNQKEYRTRVVTTANKANLALEEAQPLMFDKTAYAMASFF; translated from the coding sequence ATGACGTTACGGAATCAGCATGTCAGGATTGTTGTACTTGCATTTGTAGTTATTCTTTTTAGCGGCTGTGCTGCCGTTCATACCTCCATAGCTAAAAAAGATTTAGATGTGCAGACCAAACTGAGCACCTCAATTTTCGTTGAGCCTGTGCCGCCTGAAAAACGAAAAATCTATTTAGAAGTTCGCTCAGCGGTGATGGAATTTGATCGCAATGCATTTAGAGACGCACTAAACTCTCAAATATCGAGCAGTGGAAACGGCTATTCGTTTGTAGATAGTCCTGCTGGAGCCCAATATACGATGAGTGTGTTCGTGCGCAATCTAGAAAAGGCGTCTCCTTCCGCGGCAGAAAATTATCTGTCATCAGGATTCCAGGGCGTCGCGTTAGGCTCAGCAGCAGCTTATGCGGGTGGTGGAAATTATAAGCAAGCTGCTGCGGGTGGCATTATCGGTGGATTGGTTTCTACTGCGGCCAACGCGATGGTTAAAGATGTAACCTACCTTCTCGTGGCTGATATTCAAATTAAAGAACGTGCCGCTAAGGGCGTGATAGTAAGGAAAGATTCTAAGGTGAATACGAAAATTTCAGATGACGGCGCATCAACTCAGACTGTATCTGAAGTTTCAAACCAAAAAGAATACCGCACTCGCGTTGTGACGACAGCTAACAAAGCCAACCTAGCGTTAGAAGAAGCACAACCACTCATGTTTGATAAAACGGCTTATGCAATGGCTTCGTTCTTTTAA
- a CDS encoding TrkH family potassium uptake protein, which translates to MHYRAIVRILGLLIALFSVTMIPPAVVSLIYQDGSGLPFTLAFFICVGGGMVLWYPNRQQKNDLRAREGFLIVALFWSVLASVGAIPLMLLEQPSMTVTDAFFESFSGLTTTGATVIEGIDFLPHSVQFYRQQLQWLGGMGIIVLAVAILPILGVGGMQLYRAETPGPVKDNKMTPRIADTAKHLWYIYLSITIACAAAYWLAGMDMFDAICHAFSTVAIGGFSTHDASLGYFNSPMVNVVCTVFLLIAALNFSLHYAAVSTRSVKGYFNDPEFKAFFFIQATLIMLCFLVLTLSGFYDSAETALDQAMIQAVSISTTAGFATTDFSIWPTFLPILLIFSSFIGGCASSTGGGLKVVRVCLLFLQGKREVDRLIHPKAVYSVKLGERAMPDKVVEAVWGFFSAYAVVFVILMIGLIATGLDNLSAFTATAAMLNNLGPGLGSVASNYAGVTDAGKWILVVGMVFGRLEVFSLLVLFSPTFWRS; encoded by the coding sequence ATGCACTACCGTGCCATTGTACGAATTTTAGGGCTCCTTATTGCGCTATTTAGCGTAACCATGATCCCACCTGCTGTGGTATCTCTGATTTATCAAGATGGTAGTGGTTTGCCCTTTACCCTTGCGTTCTTTATTTGCGTAGGTGGCGGTATGGTGCTTTGGTACCCAAACCGACAGCAAAAAAATGATTTGCGAGCGCGAGAAGGCTTTTTAATTGTTGCCCTGTTCTGGTCGGTACTAGCAAGTGTAGGTGCCATTCCACTTATGTTACTAGAACAGCCTAGCATGACCGTAACTGATGCTTTCTTCGAATCATTCTCAGGGCTAACTACAACCGGTGCAACGGTAATAGAAGGTATTGATTTCCTACCTCATTCGGTGCAGTTCTATCGACAACAGCTACAATGGCTAGGCGGTATGGGTATCATTGTACTCGCCGTAGCAATACTGCCTATTTTAGGGGTTGGGGGCATGCAGCTATACCGTGCAGAAACCCCAGGGCCGGTTAAAGATAATAAAATGACCCCCCGTATTGCAGATACCGCTAAACACCTTTGGTACATTTATCTTTCTATCACTATTGCATGCGCTGCCGCCTATTGGTTGGCCGGTATGGATATGTTTGATGCCATTTGCCATGCATTTTCAACGGTTGCCATTGGGGGCTTCTCAACCCACGATGCAAGCCTTGGTTACTTTAACAGCCCAATGGTGAATGTGGTTTGTACGGTCTTTCTATTAATTGCTGCACTTAACTTTTCACTCCATTACGCAGCAGTGAGTACGCGTTCGGTAAAAGGCTATTTTAACGACCCAGAATTTAAAGCCTTTTTCTTTATTCAAGCCACGCTTATCATGCTGTGCTTCTTAGTACTCACCCTATCTGGGTTTTACGACTCAGCGGAAACCGCGCTCGACCAAGCTATGATTCAAGCCGTATCAATCAGCACTACTGCGGGGTTTGCCACCACAGACTTCTCAATTTGGCCTACGTTTTTGCCCATACTACTCATCTTCTCAAGTTTCATTGGAGGCTGCGCGAGTTCAACAGGGGGCGGGTTAAAAGTGGTTCGTGTCTGTTTATTGTTCCTTCAAGGAAAGCGTGAAGTAGACAGGCTTATTCATCCTAAGGCGGTGTATTCCGTTAAGTTAGGTGAGCGAGCAATGCCAGATAAAGTCGTCGAGGCGGTATGGGGCTTTTTCTCTGCATACGCAGTGGTGTTTGTGATACTAATGATAGGCCTAATCGCCACAGGGCTAGATAACTTAAGCGCGTTTACCGCCACTGCCGCCATGTTAAATAACCTTGGACCTGGATTGGGCAGTGTTGCATCTAACTATGCGGGTGTGACCGATGCTGGAAAGTGGATTTTAGTTGTGGGAATGGTGTTTGGGCGACTGGAAGTCTTTTCGTTATTAGTACTATTTTCACCTACGTTCTGGCGGAGTTAA
- the elbB gene encoding isoprenoid biosynthesis glyoxalase ElbB, whose product MKQVAVILSGCGVFDGAEIHESVLTLLAIEQAGVGYQCFAPDKAQMHVVNHLTGEVSEDETRNVLVESARIARGNVKPITECEVSDFDYLIVPGGFGAAKNLCSFAVDGEKSTVDKDVLAVCSDFAKAKKPVAYACIAPAIAASVYGNDVKLTIGSDEDTANALNALGACHVNCEVDEVVVDVENKLVTTPAYMSAQNILQAHASINKMVETVLAMK is encoded by the coding sequence ATGAAACAAGTTGCAGTGATTTTAAGTGGTTGTGGTGTATTTGATGGCGCTGAAATTCATGAGTCAGTATTAACGCTTTTAGCTATTGAACAAGCCGGGGTAGGTTACCAATGTTTTGCGCCAGATAAGGCTCAAATGCACGTAGTGAATCATTTAACGGGAGAAGTTTCAGAGGATGAAACGCGTAACGTATTGGTTGAGTCTGCACGAATTGCCCGAGGCAATGTAAAGCCTATTACAGAATGTGAGGTATCAGACTTCGATTATCTTATTGTACCTGGCGGTTTTGGGGCTGCTAAGAATTTGTGTTCATTTGCAGTTGATGGTGAAAAAAGCACGGTAGATAAGGACGTGCTTGCGGTATGCAGCGACTTTGCGAAAGCAAAGAAACCTGTGGCCTATGCATGCATTGCACCTGCTATTGCAGCCAGCGTATACGGCAACGATGTTAAACTAACCATTGGTAGCGATGAAGATACCGCCAATGCCTTGAACGCGTTAGGAGCATGCCACGTAAACTGTGAAGTAGATGAAGTGGTGGTAGACGTGGAAAATAAACTGGTTACTACGCCAGCTTATATGTCGGCACAAAATATCTTACAAGCCCATGCTAGTATTAATAAAATGGTAGAAACGGTACTAGCGATGAAATAA